Below is a window of Candidatus Equadaptatus faecalis DNA.
CCGAGAGAAGCTGCACCTTTCAGCACGCTTTCAAGCATTTGCGAGGTGTTCCAGCCCTTGCGCGGGCTGCCGTTGACCGCAAGAATTTTCATTTCACGCCACTCCTTGTCTTTATTATGCATTTATTTTAACCCATGTAGAGCCAAAAGGAAACAAAAGAAAAGATAAAAAAATGAGAGGTTCTTGCGAACCTCTCAGAGGGTTTCAATGGTGCCGGAGACGAGAATCGAACTCGTAAGGGTCTCCCCACACGCCCCTCAAACGTGCGTGTCTACCAATTCCACCACCCCGGCGAACTTAGACATTATACGCAGTGAAGCGTACTAAGTCAAGCGATTTTTTTATTTCTCTGAAAAATCGCGGCGTTCTTTGATACGGGCAGCTTTGCCGCTGAGTTTGCGGAGATAGTAAAGCTTTGCCCTGCGGACTTTACCGTGACGCACGACTTCGATTTTATCAACTGTCGGGCAGTTGACAGGGAATATTCTTTCAACACCTACGCCGTTTGATATTTTGCGTACTACGAAGCTTTCGCGCAGTCCGCCGTGCATTTTGCTGATAACGACGCCTTCAAAAACCTGAATGCGTTCGCGTTCGCCTTCTTTAACTTTGACGCTTACCTTAACGGTGTCTCCTGAACGGAATTCAGGAAGTGTTCCTTCAGCTTTCTGGAATTTCTTTTCAACGAGAGCTATTCTGGGGTCTATCATCTGTTTTCCCTCCTTGCATAATCTTGTTTCCAGCGGCCGGTCATTGTACCGGCATGGAATCTGACAAGTTTAAATTCTGTTTGTCTGTCTGCAACGCAGTCAGTTTTATCTTTTGCCGAAGAATCTGTCAAGCGTTATGCTGACAGCGCTTCTTACGGAAAGATGGTTCCAGCCGTCATCTCCGCCTTCTATCGGAGTCATTGTCGCATCAGCCGTGTCGAGAATTTCCTTGTGAAGTCCCCAGCCTGTTCCGAAAATAAATACGGGGCGGAGTTCCTTTTCAAGTATCTCCCGCTTGAGCGTCAGCCAGTGAACGGCGTTTGCGCTCTGTTTAGCAGTTGTAGCGATTTTGAACGGCTCACATTTTTCTTTTTCGCGAATCCAGTCATAGGCTTTTTCCGCAGAGGCAAAAATTTTAATTCTGCTGAACGCTTCAGCCCTGTCGGGGTTGTGCGATGCGCCCCAGCCTTCCGTCCAGTGAGTAATGATGCGCCGCGCCATTTCTCTCTGAGGAGCCAGAGGCGTCACCAGCAGATATTTTTTTATGCCGTAGGTTCTGCACGCACGAGCAATGTCGTGAATATCCATGCCTGTTATCGCGGTTGACGTTTTTTCGCCGTCTTTGCCGAGTACCGGATAATGCAGCTCCATTACGTAGCTGCCTCCGGAGAGCCATGGCGTCAAGCCTGCTCTTCCGACAATATCCGGACGTCTTTTCAAGGTTCTTTCGACGGACTGTCTGCCGCGCCATTTTTCAATGGCGGCATTGTTTCCGCCAAGCAGCACTTCCGGCACTTTTTCGCCCTGCCATTCGGCAGGTCTCGTATAGTGCGGAGTGTCAAGCATTCCGTCGTAGAAGGAATCGTTTTCAACCGAAGAACTGCTTCCGACTACTCCCGGAATAAGCCGCGCAACCGCGTCGGTTATTGCCATTGCTGGCATTTCTCCGCCTGTAAGGACGAAATCGCCGAGGGAAATCTCCATATCAACGTATTTCTGCGTGAACCGCTCGTCAACGCCTTCGTAATGTCCGCAGACTATGACAAGATGTTCCTTGCGGGAAAGCTCTTCAACAAGTTCCTGATAGAGCGTTGTTCCCTGCGGCGACGGATATACCACAAACGGTCTGCCTTCTTTTGAAACGCTTTCAAGCGCTCTTTCAAGAGGCTCCGGTTTCAGTATCATTCCGCCGCTTCCGTAGCAATAATCGTCAATCTGTCTGTAATCCCCGTCCGCAAAATCGCGGAGGTCGATCACTTCAATTTCCAGTTTTCCGCCGGCTGCCGCTCTGCCTAAAATGCTTGCGCTGACGTAATTTTTCATCAACTCCGGGAAGGCTGTGAGAATTGAAATTTTCATTTTAATCCCAAAGACCTTCAGGCACCGAAGCGTAGAGCGTTTTACCGCCAACGTCGACTCTCTGTACGGCTGTTTTGATTGCAGGCAGCGGTTTCAGGCTTCCGTCAGCTGTTCGGATCAGGTAGACGTCATTGCTCCCCGTTTCCATGATCTCTTCCAACTTTCCGAGAGCTTCGCCCGTTTCGGAATCCAAAACCTTCATTCCCTTGAGGTCGTCCGTCCAAAATTCGTTTTCAGAAAGCTCGACTCTCTCAGATTTGTCCACCGTAATCAGACTGCCTTTGAGAAGTTCCGCCTCGTCCATGGAGTTTATGCCCTCTGCGTTGAGGAAGAACGTCCCTTTTCCGCTGTACGGTGCAATGCTTTTCACTTTCAGAGTACGGCTTGTTTTGCCCGGTTTTTCCAGAACAAGTTCCTCCATATCAAGGAAGCGTTCGGGAAAATCCGTAAGCGGAAAAATCAGCATGGTACCTTTTACGCCGTGTGCCGCGGCTATTTTGCCGATTACAACGCGTTCGGAATTAATCCTCTTCGATATCGACATCGACTTTTTCGCCGGATTTGATTGACGCCGCCTTTGCGACGTGGCGGATTGCGTTGATTGTTGAGCCTTTTTTGCCGATCACGCGTCCGATATCGTCCTGTGCGACCTTTATTGTTATAAGGACTGCGCCGCTCTCGTTTTTGTCTTCATGAATGAGGACGTCTTCCGGTTTGGTAACAAGTCTTTTAACAATAACTTCTACAAGTTCTGAATAGTTCGGCATCTGTATCTGCCTTATTCAGCTTCTGCAGGCTGGGCTGCCGCTTCTGCCTCTGCTTTTGCCGCCGCTTCTGCTTTTGCCTGCGCTTTCTTTGAAAGCTTTGCTTTCGGTTCTACGTGCTCGTAGACAGGCGCTTCGAGGACTCCGGTTTTCTGAAGAAGAATTTTTGCCGTGTCCGACGGGGTAGCGCCTTTGCCAAGCCAGTAAGCTGCGCGTTCGTTGTTGACTTTGATTTCCGCCGGCGTTGTAATCGGATTGTAAGTGCCGAGGATTTCAATAAATCTCCCGTCTCTCGGGCTGTGTGAATCTGTTACGACCAGACGGTAGAACGGAGCTTTCTTTTTGCCGTGGCGTGAAAGACGAATACGTACTGACATCTGTTCAAACACCTCCTGTTGTGTTTTTTTAGTGCTTTATTTTGAAAAGGCTTTTTGCCGTTTTCGCTTTAGAAAAATTTGTTTTTGAATTTCATCATTGAAGCAAGCTGTTTCATTTTTTTGCCGGACATTCCGCCGAAGCTTTTCATCATGCCCTTCATCTGGTCATACTGCGCAAGCAGCTGATTGACCTGCTGTACGGTAGTTCCCGAGCCTTCCGCTATTCTTCTGCGGCGCGAACCTTTTATAACCGCCGGATTGCTACGCTCTTCGGGCGTCATTGAAAGTATTACCGCCTCGAGATGTTTCAGTCTCTTTCCGTCCACGTCCGCATTCTGCAAAGCTTTTGCGGCGCCGGGAACCGGCAGCATTTCAATTATTTTGTCCAGAGGACCAAGCTTTTGTATCTGCTGAAGCTGAGCAAGCATGTCATTCAGCGTGAAACGGTTTGACATAACGTTCTCGGTCAGCTTCTGCATATCGTTCAGATTGGTTGACGACTGAACCTTTTCAAGCAGTCCCTGAAGGTCACCCATTCCGAGAATTCGCTGCGCCATGCGTTTTGCGTCAAAAAGTTCAAGATCTTCCGTCTTTTCGCCGCAACCTGCAAGCTTTATCGGGACTCCGGTCGCAGAGCGTATTGCAAGCGAAGGACCTCCGCGGGCGTCGCCGTCAAGCTTCGTAAGCACCACGCCTGTCAGCGAAAGCTTGTCGTTGAAGGCTGAGGCTACGTTCACCGCTTCCTGGCCTGTCATGGAATCAGCTACAAGCAGAATTTCTGTCGGCGACACAGCCGCTTTTATCTCTTCAAGCTCCTGCATAAGCTCTTCGTCAAGCTGAAGCCGTCCTGCTGTATCTACGAGGATTACGTCGCAGAGATGGTCTTCCGCGTAGCCGAGAGCCTTTTTCGCTACTGAGACGGGATTTGTCTCCCCGTTTTCAGGTCCGTAAAAAGCCACCTTAGCGCGTTCTGCCGTAACTCTCAGCTGCTCGACTGCCGCAGGCCTTCTGAGGTCGCAGGCGACTGCCAGGCATTTATGCCCCTTTGACTGCAGACGCTTTGCAATTTTCACGGTGCTGGTTGTTTTTCCCGATCCCTGAAGCCCTGCCATGAGATAAACTGTCGGCGGCTTAGGGGAAATTTTCAGCGGCGCAGATTCCTCGCCCATAATCTTTACAAGCTCTTCATAGACGATTGTAAAAATCTGCTGCGAAGGCGTTACGGAATTCACAATCTCCTGCCCTTCCGCACGCTGTTTAATTGCTTCGGTAAGCTGTTTGACTACCTTGAAATTAACGTCTGCCTCAAGCAGCGCGCGGCGTATCTCTCTTGCAGCGTCGTCAATATCCTGCTGCGAGAGCTTTCCTTTGCTGCCGAGGGCAGAAAATATGCTTCCAAAACGTTCTTTTATGGTATCAAACATTCTTAATCCTCAAACAGTTTGTCAAAAGCGGCTAAAACGTCCGGAGAAATTTCAGTTCTGTGTTTCCCGACAAGTTCTGCAAGCTCCTTGAGCTTTTCCTGCTGACTGAGCAGTGCAAGCTTCTCGTCGTAACTGTCCATATTCTCCCTTGCCTTGCTGATCAGGTCGTGTACTCCCTGACGCGAGATACCGAGCGTCTCTGCAATTTCCGCAAGCGAAAAATCCTGAAACCACGCCAGTTCGCAGGCAAGCCGCTGTTTTTCGGTAAGCAGGCAGCCGTAGGTATCAAGCAGGAGCGTATCGCGTATTCGTTTCTGTACTATGCTTCCAAGCCCGTCCATGCTTTCTGCCTCCAAACAACTGCGAAATTATATACTCCGTTTTGAAATGTGTCAAGCATTTTTCCTTTACAGATATTTTTCTGTCCGGCGCAACAAAAAACTCCCGCAAAGCGGGAGTTGAAATGCGGATTAAATATTACGCGGTTATTCATACAGCTTGTAGAGCGACTGCGTGCCTTTGTTCTCAAAGCCTTTGTCCGCAAGTTCCTGATAAAGCTTGAGCGTAAGGTCAAGAGCAGGAAGCTCCATGCCGATTTCTTTTGCCGCTTCCCATGCAAGCTTCATATCTTTGATATAATGTTTGACGTAGAAGCCAGGTTCAAAGTCGCCTTTCAGAATTCTGGGCGTATAGTTTGAGAAGCTCCAGCTGCCAGCCGCTCCGCCTGATATTGCTTCAAATACTGCCGCCTGGTCGAGTCCCTGAGCTTTAGCAAAAGCAAGTCCCTCGCACATTCCGGTCATGGTGCCCGTAATCAAAATCTGATTGACAAGCTTCGTGTACTGCCCTGCGCCTGCCTTGCCCATGTGTTTGATGTTTTTGCCCATGATTTCAAAATACGGGAGCGTCTTTTCAAAATCTTCTTTGTCGCCGCCGACAAGAATTGAGAGCGTGGCTTCGCGAGCGCCTCTGTCGCCGCCCGTTACAGGGGCGTCAAGAGCTCCGAGCCCTTTTGCTTTCGCCGCTTCATAAATTTTTTGGGCGAGTTTCGGGCTTGAGGTCGTCATTTCAACGAGCATTGCTCCCTGCTTTGCGTTTGCGACTACTCCGTTTTCGCCGAGATAAACTTCTTCGACATCCTTCGGATAACCGACGATTGAGAAAATGAAATCCGATTTTTTCGCAACTTCCGCAGGCGACTCTTCCCATATCGCTCCGCGTTCAACAAGCTTTGCTGCCCTCTCTTTGGATCTGTTATAAACGTGCAGTTCATATCCCGCGTCAAGCAGATGACCTGCCATACTGCCTCCCATAACTCCTGTTCCGATAA
It encodes the following:
- a CDS encoding DNA-binding protein, with product MDGLGSIVQKRIRDTLLLDTYGCLLTEKQRLACELAWFQDFSLAEIAETLGISRQGVHDLISKARENMDSYDEKLALLSQQEKLKELAELVGKHRTEISPDVLAAFDKLFED
- the rpsP gene encoding 30S ribosomal protein S16, with the translated sequence MSVRIRLSRHGKKKAPFYRLVVTDSHSPRDGRFIEILGTYNPITTPAEIKVNNERAAYWLGKGATPSDTAKILLQKTGVLEAPVYEHVEPKAKLSKKAQAKAEAAAKAEAEAAAQPAEAE
- the ffh gene encoding signal recognition particle protein, with product MFDTIKERFGSIFSALGSKGKLSQQDIDDAAREIRRALLEADVNFKVVKQLTEAIKQRAEGQEIVNSVTPSQQIFTIVYEELVKIMGEESAPLKISPKPPTVYLMAGLQGSGKTTSTVKIAKRLQSKGHKCLAVACDLRRPAAVEQLRVTAERAKVAFYGPENGETNPVSVAKKALGYAEDHLCDVILVDTAGRLQLDEELMQELEEIKAAVSPTEILLVADSMTGQEAVNVASAFNDKLSLTGVVLTKLDGDARGGPSLAIRSATGVPIKLAGCGEKTEDLELFDAKRMAQRILGMGDLQGLLEKVQSSTNLNDMQKLTENVMSNRFTLNDMLAQLQQIQKLGPLDKIIEMLPVPGAAKALQNADVDGKRLKHLEAVILSMTPEERSNPAVIKGSRRRRIAEGSGTTVQQVNQLLAQYDQMKGMMKSFGGMSGKKMKQLASMMKFKNKFF
- a CDS encoding KH domain-containing protein, with product MPNYSELVEVIVKRLVTKPEDVLIHEDKNESGAVLITIKVAQDDIGRVIGKKGSTINAIRHVAKAASIKSGEKVDVDIEED
- a CDS encoding NAD(P)-dependent oxidoreductase, which translates into the protein MSKAVLGFIGTGVMGGSMAGHLLDAGYELHVYNRSKERAAKLVERGAIWEESPAEVAKKSDFIFSIVGYPKDVEEVYLGENGVVANAKQGAMLVEMTTSSPKLAQKIYEAAKAKGLGALDAPVTGGDRGAREATLSILVGGDKEDFEKTLPYFEIMGKNIKHMGKAGAGQYTKLVNQILITGTMTGMCEGLAFAKAQGLDQAAVFEAISGGAAGSWSFSNYTPRILKGDFEPGFYVKHYIKDMKLAWEAAKEIGMELPALDLTLKLYQELADKGFENKGTQSLYKLYE
- the rplS gene encoding 50S ribosomal protein L19, yielding MIDPRIALVEKKFQKAEGTLPEFRSGDTVKVSVKVKEGERERIQVFEGVVISKMHGGLRESFVVRKISNGVGVERIFPVNCPTVDKIEVVRHGKVRRAKLYYLRKLSGKAARIKERRDFSEK
- the rimM gene encoding 16S rRNA processing protein RimM; its protein translation is MSISKRINSERVVIGKIAAAHGVKGTMLIFPLTDFPERFLDMEELVLEKPGKTSRTLKVKSIAPYSGKGTFFLNAEGINSMDEAELLKGSLITVDKSERVELSENEFWTDDLKGMKVLDSETGEALGKLEEIMETGSNDVYLIRTADGSLKPLPAIKTAVQRVDVGGKTLYASVPEGLWD
- the trmD gene encoding tRNA (guanosine(37)-N1)-methyltransferase TrmD, coding for MKISILTAFPELMKNYVSASILGRAAAGGKLEIEVIDLRDFADGDYRQIDDYCYGSGGMILKPEPLERALESVSKEGRPFVVYPSPQGTTLYQELVEELSRKEHLVIVCGHYEGVDERFTQKYVDMEISLGDFVLTGGEMPAMAITDAVARLIPGVVGSSSSVENDSFYDGMLDTPHYTRPAEWQGEKVPEVLLGGNNAAIEKWRGRQSVERTLKRRPDIVGRAGLTPWLSGGSYVMELHYPVLGKDGEKTSTAITGMDIHDIARACRTYGIKKYLLVTPLAPQREMARRIITHWTEGWGASHNPDRAEAFSRIKIFASAEKAYDWIREKEKCEPFKIATTAKQSANAVHWLTLKREILEKELRPVFIFGTGWGLHKEILDTADATMTPIEGGDDGWNHLSVRSAVSITLDRFFGKR